A section of the Roseivirga sp. BDSF3-8 genome encodes:
- the tnpA gene encoding IS200/IS605 family transposase encodes MSKYRKLSHSFYYCVYHVVWTPKYRHRILRDIVADTLENKIKTICEWKEVKVEELNIQPDHVHLVCSIPPKLSVSDFMGILKGKTAIMMFKNFKSLRRKPYWGNPFWSRGYFVSTVGIDEEKIKRYVKYQEKEDKKEDGDIDIPLFDN; translated from the coding sequence ATGAGCAAGTATCGTAAGCTATCGCATAGCTTTTACTATTGTGTCTATCATGTAGTATGGACCCCGAAGTACCGCCACCGTATACTTCGTGATATTGTTGCAGATACGTTGGAGAATAAGATAAAGACGATATGTGAATGGAAGGAGGTCAAGGTAGAAGAGTTGAACATTCAGCCAGATCACGTTCATTTGGTATGTAGTATACCTCCGAAACTTAGTGTATCAGACTTCATGGGTATTCTCAAGGGTAAGACAGCGATCATGATGTTTAAGAACTTCAAGAGTCTTCGCAGAAAACCCTATTGGGGCAATCCTTTTTGGTCACGAGGCTATTTTGTAAGTACGGTAGGCATAGATGAAGAAAAGATAAAGCGGTATGTTAAGTATCAGGAGAAGGAGGATAAGAAAGAGGATGGGGATATAGATATCCCGCTATTCGATAACTGA
- a CDS encoding ABC transporter ATP-binding protein, producing the protein MTGYTRQRRMSFNQKDDKPLTMKERFEALGQLPPFFRLIWQTSKSITVANAVLRIVRAVIPVTMLYIGKLIIDEVVLQAQAAEADLSYLTTLVLAEFGLAIISDVLNRATSLFDTLLGDLFANKTSIQLMEHAAKMDLFQFEDSNFYDKLERARRQTMGRTVLLSQVMGQVQDIITMVFLAVGLIAFKPWLILLLIVAVLPAFLGESHFNERVYSLTRSWTPERRELDYLRYTGASDETAKEIKMFGLANFLTTRFSTLADKYYEANRKINIRRSIWGTIFAAIGSAGYYAAYAIIIIDTVNGNITLGTLTFLSGSFQRLRGLLESVLGRFNMVAEGALYLKDFFDFFRMKPSIARPEKPVPFPQPIREGFVFENVGFKYMNSEKWAVRGLNFHLRAGEKLALVGENGAGKTTLVKLLARLYDPSEGRILLDDTDLRHYDPTELRKEIGVIFQDFVRYQLTAADNIAIGRIEERDNRSKIEESARLSLADKVIEKLPDKYEQIVGRRFLKGVDLSGGEWQKVALGRAYMRNAQLLILDEPTAALDARAEHEVFQRFARLTQGKSAVLISHRFSTVRMADRILVLQGGKVLELGSHEELLEKDGKYAELFHLQAEGYR; encoded by the coding sequence ATGACGGGCTACACCCGCCAAAGAAGGATGAGCTTCAACCAGAAGGATGATAAACCGCTCACAATGAAAGAGCGTTTTGAAGCCCTTGGCCAGCTTCCGCCTTTCTTCAGGCTCATCTGGCAGACAAGTAAGAGCATTACCGTTGCCAATGCTGTCCTGCGTATAGTCCGGGCCGTGATACCCGTCACTATGCTATACATAGGCAAGCTTATCATAGATGAGGTGGTACTGCAGGCTCAGGCTGCCGAAGCCGATCTCAGTTATCTTACTACCCTGGTACTGGCCGAGTTTGGTCTTGCTATAATCAGCGATGTGCTTAACCGGGCCACCAGCCTGTTTGATACGCTGCTGGGTGACCTTTTCGCCAATAAGACCTCCATACAACTGATGGAGCATGCGGCTAAAATGGACCTGTTTCAGTTTGAAGACTCCAACTTTTATGACAAACTGGAACGGGCACGACGGCAAACCATGGGTCGTACCGTATTGCTGAGCCAGGTAATGGGACAGGTGCAGGATATCATTACCATGGTTTTTCTTGCTGTAGGGCTTATCGCTTTTAAGCCATGGCTCATCCTCTTGCTCATAGTGGCCGTATTACCTGCTTTTCTCGGAGAATCACACTTTAACGAAAGAGTGTATTCCCTTACCCGGAGCTGGACTCCCGAACGCCGGGAGCTGGATTACCTGCGGTATACCGGCGCCAGTGATGAGACCGCCAAGGAGATCAAGATGTTCGGCCTGGCAAATTTCCTGACCACGCGCTTCAGTACGCTGGCAGATAAATACTATGAAGCAAACCGTAAGATAAACATCAGACGCTCTATCTGGGGCACCATATTTGCCGCCATTGGTAGTGCGGGCTATTATGCGGCTTACGCTATCATCATTATTGATACGGTAAACGGTAATATAACGCTGGGTACCCTGACCTTCCTCAGCGGATCTTTCCAGCGGTTGAGAGGCCTGCTTGAGAGTGTGCTTGGCCGCTTTAATATGGTAGCCGAAGGCGCACTGTATTTAAAGGATTTCTTCGACTTCTTTCGGATGAAACCTTCAATAGCCCGTCCTGAAAAGCCAGTGCCTTTCCCTCAGCCAATCAGAGAGGGTTTCGTATTTGAGAATGTAGGCTTTAAATACATGAATAGCGAAAAGTGGGCGGTTCGCGGGCTCAATTTTCACCTTAGGGCAGGGGAGAAGCTGGCCCTGGTGGGGGAGAACGGAGCCGGAAAAACCACCCTCGTAAAACTCCTGGCACGTCTCTATGACCCCAGTGAGGGCCGTATCCTCCTGGATGACACTGACCTGCGGCACTATGACCCGACAGAGTTAAGAAAGGAGATAGGCGTTATCTTCCAGGACTTTGTGCGCTATCAGCTCACCGCTGCGGATAATATCGCCATAGGGCGTATTGAGGAACGTGACAACCGCTCCAAGATTGAGGAAAGTGCCCGCCTTAGCCTGGCGGATAAGGTGATAGAAAAGCTTCCCGATAAGTATGAGCAGATCGTGGGCAGGAGATTCTTGAAGGGTGTGGACCTCTCTGGCGGAGAGTGGCAAAAAGTAGCCCTTGGCCGTGCCTATATGCGCAATGCCCAGTTGCTTATTCTCGATGAACCTACTGCTGCCCTGGATGCCCGTGCAGAGCATGAGGTTTTTCAGCGGTTTGCCAGGCTCACCCAGGGCAAGTCTGCCGTACTGATTTCTCACCGTTTTTCTACCGTGCGGATGGCAGACCGGATACTTGTGTTGCAGGGAGGGAAGGTACTCGAGCTGGGAAGCCACGAAGAGCTGCTGGAAAAGGATGGAAAGTACGCCGAGTTATTTCACCTGCAGGCGGAAGGATACCGCTGA
- the murC gene encoding UDP-N-acetylmuramate--L-alanine ligase, with amino-acid sequence MEENSQKVHFIAIGGSVMHNLAIALMEMGHEVSGSDDLFFDPSRSRLEEYGLLPEQEGWQPEKITSDLDAVILGMHAKEDNPELLKAREVGVPVYSFPEYVYEQSKDKQRIVIAGSHGKTTITSMVMHVLRFHKQEFDYLVGASLEGFPNSVKISDAPIIIIEGDEYLSSPIDPTPKFLKYQHHIGLISGISWDHINVFPNVDNYVRQFDLFADATPKAGVIIYCEEDPMATVIGNKEREDVTKIEYKSHAHKIKEGVTYLQTDSGEVPLQVFGHHNMQNISAAKKVCKRIGITGTQFYQAIRTFKGASKRMELVDNNGSVAIYKDYAHSPSKLDATTKALKAQYPDRTLFACIELHTFSSLNPDFLKTYQNTFNETDVPMVYVNPDTVAHKKLALFTEAEIREAFGRDDVRYFTDTNELEKFLTNEKWNDKNLLMMSSGSFNGLDLKELSQKILNN; translated from the coding sequence ATGGAGGAAAATTCGCAGAAAGTACATTTTATTGCCATAGGAGGCAGCGTAATGCATAACCTTGCCATTGCGTTAATGGAAATGGGGCATGAAGTATCGGGATCGGACGATTTGTTTTTTGATCCATCCCGAAGTCGCCTGGAAGAATACGGCTTACTACCGGAACAAGAAGGGTGGCAACCGGAAAAGATCACCAGTGATCTGGATGCAGTGATTCTGGGCATGCATGCCAAGGAGGATAACCCTGAGCTGTTGAAGGCGAGGGAAGTGGGGGTTCCTGTGTATTCCTTTCCTGAATATGTGTACGAGCAAAGTAAGGACAAGCAGCGCATTGTAATAGCAGGAAGCCATGGTAAAACGACCATCACATCGATGGTGATGCACGTTTTACGCTTTCATAAGCAGGAATTCGATTACCTGGTGGGTGCCAGCCTTGAAGGTTTTCCAAACAGCGTTAAGATCAGCGATGCGCCTATCATTATTATTGAAGGTGATGAATACTTATCCAGTCCTATAGATCCAACGCCGAAATTCCTGAAATACCAGCACCACATTGGTCTGATAAGCGGAATCAGTTGGGATCACATCAATGTCTTCCCTAATGTGGATAATTACGTTCGCCAATTTGACTTGTTTGCTGATGCCACCCCCAAGGCGGGTGTGATCATCTACTGTGAGGAAGACCCTATGGCTACCGTAATTGGTAATAAGGAGCGTGAGGATGTGACGAAGATTGAGTATAAATCACATGCCCATAAGATAAAGGAAGGGGTAACGTATCTTCAGACGGACAGCGGAGAGGTTCCCTTGCAGGTGTTTGGGCATCATAACATGCAGAATATCAGTGCTGCCAAAAAGGTATGTAAGCGGATTGGCATTACAGGCACACAATTCTACCAGGCGATAAGGACCTTTAAGGGGGCCAGTAAGCGTATGGAACTGGTGGACAATAACGGTAGTGTTGCAATCTATAAGGATTACGCCCACTCACCGAGCAAACTGGATGCGACTACGAAAGCACTTAAAGCTCAGTATCCTGACCGTACCCTTTTTGCCTGTATAGAGCTACATACATTTAGCAGCCTCAACCCTGACTTTCTAAAGACCTACCAGAATACATTCAATGAAACTGATGTGCCTATGGTATACGTAAATCCGGATACTGTGGCTCACAAAAAGCTGGCTCTGTTTACAGAAGCTGAGATTCGCGAGGCTTTCGGACGAGATGATGTGCGCTACTTTACGGATACAAACGAGCTGGAGAAGTTTCTGACGAACGAAAAATGGAATGATAAGAACCTCCTGATGATGTCGTCGGGCAGTTTCAATGGATTAGATCTAAAGGAACTGAGCCAAAAGATCCTGAATAACTAA
- a CDS encoding bifunctional alpha,alpha-trehalose-phosphate synthase (UDP-forming)/trehalose-phosphatase, translating to MSKTIIVSNRLPVKIQTEDDKLVYKPSSGGLATGLGSIYKEGDNLWIGWPGLEIKEEKTQTEVAEHLKEESMRPVFLTAEEIKDFYEGFSNETLWPCFHYFNEYVVYEQSLYEAYEQVNTKFAEAIIEHAEPGDTLWIHDYQLLLVPQMVREKLPKISIGFFLHIPFPSYEVFRLLPWRKQLLQGMLGADLLGFHTYDDMRHFLSSVSRLVGHSNLHGKIQLGDRKIIVDSFPMGIDYEKYANSAASPETIRREVRYRTHLGDQKLILSIDRLDYSKGINKRLQAFEQFLEDYPEYHEKVSLVMVVVPSRDQVPKYKRLKEEIDELTGRINGNFGRIAWTPIHYFYRSFPLEALSAFYRMADVALVTPLRDGMNLVCKEFIASKLDKRGVLILSEMAGASKELSDAILINPNDVNKLVESLKRGLEMPEDEQIRHMSIMQASLKRYNIHHWVNLFMDRLEEIKLEQEAMATLRLDDESEKQMLAHYHSSHERLIFLDYDGTLSPFFDDPKDAMPDKELKEILATLGTMPDNRVIVISGRDRKTLENWLGELPVDLICEHGVWLRQQGKDWNTIEFLTNNWKSEILKVLELYVDRTPGSFIEEKDYSLVWHYRKVETGLGELRTRELTSHLKYITTNMGLQVLEGDMVLEIKSLEVNKGRGAQKWLSEFDHDFVFAVGDDETDEDMFRMMPDDAYTFKVGRTNSEAKFNLKNHQKVRRLLRKMAGMPEKEAAIQKISNHAG from the coding sequence ATGTCAAAAACGATAATCGTATCGAACCGACTACCAGTAAAAATACAGACTGAAGATGATAAACTAGTTTATAAACCCAGCTCCGGAGGACTCGCCACCGGTCTGGGCTCTATCTATAAAGAGGGTGACAACCTCTGGATAGGCTGGCCAGGACTGGAAATAAAAGAAGAGAAAACCCAAACTGAGGTGGCCGAACACCTGAAGGAAGAAAGTATGCGGCCGGTCTTTCTCACAGCAGAAGAGATCAAAGACTTTTATGAAGGATTTAGTAATGAGACTCTCTGGCCTTGCTTTCACTACTTCAATGAGTATGTGGTATACGAGCAATCACTTTACGAGGCTTACGAACAGGTAAATACGAAATTTGCAGAGGCGATCATAGAGCACGCGGAGCCTGGTGACACGCTTTGGATCCATGATTACCAGCTGCTGCTGGTACCGCAAATGGTACGCGAAAAGCTACCGAAGATAAGCATCGGGTTCTTTCTTCATATACCCTTCCCCAGCTATGAGGTATTCAGGCTGCTTCCCTGGCGCAAGCAACTGCTGCAGGGTATGCTTGGCGCAGACTTGCTTGGCTTTCATACTTATGATGACATGCGCCACTTCCTAAGCTCGGTAAGCCGGCTTGTAGGTCACAGCAACCTGCATGGTAAAATTCAGCTGGGCGACCGGAAGATTATAGTGGACAGCTTTCCGATGGGGATTGACTATGAAAAGTATGCTAATAGTGCTGCTTCACCGGAAACAATCCGGCGTGAAGTCAGGTACCGGACCCACCTGGGAGACCAGAAGCTGATCCTTAGTATAGACCGGCTGGATTACAGTAAAGGTATCAATAAGCGCCTGCAGGCATTTGAGCAGTTCTTGGAAGATTATCCTGAGTATCACGAAAAGGTATCGCTGGTAATGGTGGTGGTACCATCGCGTGACCAGGTTCCTAAATATAAACGCCTGAAAGAGGAGATAGATGAGCTTACGGGCCGTATTAATGGTAATTTTGGCAGGATAGCCTGGACGCCTATTCATTATTTTTACCGCTCATTTCCTCTGGAAGCCCTGTCTGCCTTTTATCGCATGGCCGACGTGGCTCTCGTTACACCACTGCGCGACGGCATGAACCTGGTATGTAAGGAGTTTATCGCCAGTAAGCTGGATAAGCGGGGGGTGCTGATATTAAGTGAAATGGCAGGGGCCAGTAAAGAGCTGTCTGATGCCATTCTGATCAACCCTAATGATGTAAATAAACTGGTTGAGAGCCTGAAAAGAGGCCTGGAAATGCCCGAAGATGAGCAAATCCGTCACATGAGCATTATGCAGGCCAGCCTTAAGCGCTATAATATTCATCACTGGGTGAACTTGTTCATGGACAGGCTGGAGGAGATAAAGCTTGAGCAGGAGGCCATGGCTACGCTTCGCCTGGATGATGAAAGCGAAAAACAAATGCTGGCCCATTATCACTCATCGCATGAACGCCTGATTTTCCTGGACTACGACGGCACGCTATCTCCCTTCTTCGACGATCCTAAAGATGCTATGCCTGATAAGGAATTAAAAGAGATTCTTGCTACCCTTGGTACCATGCCTGATAACCGGGTGATCGTAATCAGTGGGCGTGACCGCAAAACGCTTGAAAACTGGTTGGGTGAGCTGCCGGTGGATCTCATTTGCGAGCATGGCGTATGGCTGCGGCAGCAAGGGAAAGACTGGAATACGATCGAATTCCTCACTAATAACTGGAAGAGCGAGATCCTTAAAGTACTTGAGCTATATGTAGATCGTACACCTGGATCATTTATCGAAGAAAAGGATTATTCGCTGGTATGGCACTACCGTAAAGTAGAAACAGGACTTGGTGAATTGCGTACACGTGAGCTGACGAGCCACCTGAAGTACATAACCACGAACATGGGCCTTCAGGTGCTGGAAGGAGATATGGTACTGGAGATCAAGAGCCTTGAAGTAAATAAGGGGCGCGGTGCTCAGAAGTGGTTGTCAGAATTTGACCACGACTTCGTATTTGCGGTGGGTGATGATGAGACGGATGAGGATATGTTCAGAATGATGCCCGATGATGCATACACTTTCAAAGTAGGAAGAACAAACTCAGAGGCTAAATTTAACCTGAAAAATCACCAGAAGGTAAGACGGTTACTGAGAAAGATGGCTGGCATGCCAGAGAAAGAGGCCGCGATACAAAAAATTTCTAACCACGCCGGATAA
- a CDS encoding glycoside hydrolase family 15 protein, which translates to MAKKHTYDYGIIGNCAFLAHVHKNSNIAWMCWPRFDSSFIFGKLLDEEKGGEFSITPDTEDHFVSDQYYIKNTNLLVTEIENEEGRYRITDFAPRFFQYDRYYKPLMLIRKIEPITGTPRVRVRCRPTGNYGEITPQSYQGSNHIQFSGLERDLRLTTNISLSYISDEECFVLNENKYLVLTYGAPLEAPLASTVEEFLSKTVSYWRNWVKSTSISDYYQNEVIRSALALKIHQYEDTGAIIAASTTSLPESPGSGRNWDYRYCWLRDTYYTLNAFNNIGHFEEMERYFNFIANISAKEQDRFQPLYSITGEKDIVENIIDLKGYKGNGPVRVGNQAYEHIQNDVYGQILISLLPLYVDHRFIEAERPGSIRLIYETLDKIKMTMDEPDAGLWEFREFSQYHCYTYLFHWAGSSAALRIANLIEDDNMEKIARELREKAAAKIEECYDKQRKVYTQATGTPNLDASTLQLIMMNYLPPSSDAAKDHLKSLEKELRTPEGLFFRYKHKDDFGLPESTFLICAFWYVEALACVGRVDEAAGYFENLLSYTNHVGLLSEDVDASTGSQWGNFPQAYSHVGLVNAAYRIAKKLDTPNFL; encoded by the coding sequence ATGGCAAAAAAGCATACCTACGATTATGGAATAATAGGCAACTGTGCCTTCCTGGCACATGTACATAAAAATTCTAATATCGCATGGATGTGCTGGCCCCGATTTGACAGTAGTTTTATTTTTGGAAAACTGCTGGATGAAGAAAAAGGAGGGGAGTTTTCGATTACTCCTGATACTGAAGATCACTTCGTTTCGGACCAGTACTATATAAAAAACACCAATCTTCTAGTTACCGAAATCGAAAACGAGGAAGGGCGATACAGAATTACTGATTTTGCCCCCCGGTTTTTTCAGTATGACAGGTATTACAAGCCTCTCATGCTCATTCGTAAGATAGAACCCATCACAGGCACGCCCCGGGTAAGGGTTCGCTGCAGGCCTACGGGCAACTATGGTGAAATAACACCCCAAAGCTATCAGGGAAGCAACCACATACAGTTTAGCGGACTGGAGCGTGACCTGCGGCTTACCACTAATATCTCGCTGAGTTATATAAGTGACGAGGAATGCTTCGTGCTAAATGAGAATAAGTATTTGGTTCTCACCTACGGAGCTCCGCTGGAGGCTCCGCTCGCAAGCACAGTGGAGGAATTCTTATCCAAGACAGTCTCGTACTGGCGCAACTGGGTCAAGAGTACCAGTATCAGTGATTACTATCAGAATGAAGTGATCAGATCAGCGCTGGCCCTTAAGATTCATCAGTATGAAGATACCGGCGCCATTATCGCTGCCAGTACCACCAGCCTCCCCGAATCACCGGGTAGCGGCCGTAACTGGGATTACCGCTATTGCTGGCTGCGCGATACCTATTACACGCTAAATGCCTTTAACAATATCGGTCACTTTGAAGAGATGGAGCGCTATTTTAACTTCATCGCTAACATTTCTGCCAAGGAGCAGGACCGCTTTCAGCCCCTTTATTCCATTACCGGTGAAAAAGATATTGTAGAAAATATTATTGACCTGAAAGGCTACAAAGGCAACGGGCCGGTCAGGGTAGGTAATCAGGCCTATGAGCACATCCAAAACGATGTATACGGGCAGATACTTATCTCCCTGCTACCTCTTTATGTCGATCACCGCTTTATTGAAGCAGAGCGTCCGGGTAGTATCAGACTTATTTATGAAACACTCGATAAGATTAAAATGACGATGGATGAGCCTGATGCAGGCTTGTGGGAGTTCAGGGAATTCAGTCAGTATCATTGCTATACTTACCTCTTTCACTGGGCAGGTTCCAGTGCTGCGCTGCGTATTGCCAACCTCATAGAGGATGATAATATGGAAAAGATAGCCAGAGAGCTCAGAGAGAAGGCTGCTGCCAAAATAGAAGAGTGCTATGATAAACAGCGGAAGGTGTACACCCAGGCAACCGGCACGCCAAACCTGGATGCAAGTACCCTCCAGCTTATTATGATGAACTACCTGCCCCCTTCATCAGATGCAGCCAAAGATCACCTGAAGTCGCTGGAGAAGGAGTTGAGAACACCGGAAGGTCTCTTCTTCAGGTATAAGCATAAGGATGATTTTGGCCTGCCTGAATCCACTTTTCTTATTTGTGCCTTCTGGTATGTGGAAGCCCTGGCTTGTGTGGGCAGGGTAGACGAGGCTGCAGGATATTTTGAAAACCTGCTTAGCTACACTAACCATGTGGGGCTGCTTAGTGAAGATGTAGATGCCTCGACCGGCAGCCAGTGGGGCAACTTTCCCCAGGCCTATAGCCACGTGGGACTGGTAAATGCCGCCTACCGAATAGCTAAAAAGCTCGATACACCTAATTTTCTATAA
- a CDS encoding exonuclease domain-containing protein has translation MHLNLKNPLVFFDLETTGTNISKDRIVELSFLKVLPNQQTESKTMRLNPTIPIPHETSLIHGIYDEDIKDKPTFKQVAKDIAKFLEGADLSGYNIVKFDVPMLVEEFLRVDVDFNVSNRKLVDSQKIFHMMEKRNLSAALKFYCNKSLNDAHSAEADTIASYEVLKAQIERYNNEDVTDLKGNKVGRIENNMDMLHQLTCSNMVDLAGRIVRNEKQIECFNFGKHRGRPVVDVLDTEPGYYDWMMRGDFPLDTKRHLTIIKLKSFKR, from the coding sequence ATGCATTTAAATCTGAAAAACCCTTTGGTGTTTTTCGATCTGGAAACCACAGGTACCAATATTTCAAAGGACCGTATAGTCGAACTTTCTTTTCTGAAGGTGCTCCCTAACCAGCAAACAGAGAGTAAAACGATGCGGTTAAATCCCACTATCCCCATTCCTCATGAAACAAGCCTGATTCACGGCATATATGATGAGGATATAAAGGACAAGCCTACTTTTAAGCAGGTGGCTAAGGATATAGCTAAGTTTCTGGAAGGGGCAGACCTTTCCGGTTATAACATTGTTAAATTCGATGTGCCTATGCTGGTGGAAGAGTTTCTCAGGGTGGATGTGGATTTCAATGTAAGCAACCGTAAGCTGGTTGATTCCCAGAAGATTTTTCATATGATGGAAAAAAGAAATCTTTCTGCCGCATTGAAATTTTACTGCAATAAGTCTCTGAATGATGCGCATAGTGCCGAAGCTGATACAATAGCCAGCTATGAGGTACTTAAGGCCCAGATAGAAAGATATAATAACGAAGACGTCACCGACCTGAAGGGTAACAAGGTAGGTCGAATAGAGAATAACATGGATATGCTGCACCAGCTTACGTGCAGCAACATGGTCGATCTGGCCGGCAGAATCGTAAGAAACGAAAAGCAGATAGAGTGTTTCAACTTCGGAAAGCACCGGGGCAGACCGGTGGTTGATGTGTTAGACACGGAACCCGGATATTACGACTGGATGATGCGGGGGGACTTTCCGCTGGATACTAAGCGGCACCTTACGATCATAAAGCTGAAGTCTTTCAAAAGATAA